A window of Panicum virgatum strain AP13 chromosome 8K, P.virgatum_v5, whole genome shotgun sequence contains these coding sequences:
- the LOC120644510 gene encoding remorin 1.4-like isoform X2: MRPLDKKCYSYITNGAAASGRPQRTNPEPTRPKPTPSKWDDAQKWLVGMSSGRADGVRGFAGAARARNSNADDRRLLSSSSQNGRVSCSSVDGALGYSMVVTAPPTPPLQGEGADDVGETKKIDCMVQQHGSPVAEIRSVCLRDMGTEMTPIASKEPSRTATPLRASTPVARSPISSRSSTPARRRQERPMAVTTAVVGTTTEPVPPRPVGCAGEEGPMDAHVPSSANSLESRAAAWDEAERAKYTARYKREEVKIQAWENHEKRKAEMEMKKMQMKTDQMKARAQEKLANRLAATRRIAEEKRASAEAKLNERAARTSEKANYIRRTGHLPSSFKMPCLCG; the protein is encoded by the exons ATGCGGCCGTTGGACAAGAAGTGCTACAGCTACATCACCaatggggcggcggcgagcgggaggcCGCAGCGCACGAATCCAGAGCCGACCCGGCCCAAGCCGACGCCGTCCAAGTGGGACGACGCGCAGAAGTGGCTCGTCGGCATGTCCAGCGGTCGCGCCGACGGGGTCCGCGGTTTCGCCGGCGCGGCCAGGGCCAGGAACTCCAACGCCGACGACCGCCGCCTCCTCAGCTCGTCCTCGCAGAACGGACGGGTGTCGTGCAGCAGCGTGGACGGCGCGCTGGGGTACAGCATGGTGGTGACCGcgcccccgacgccgccgctgcagggCGAGGGCGCCGACGACGTGGGGGAGACCAAGAAGATCGACTGCATGGTGCAGCAGCACGGCTCGCCCGTCGCGGAGATCCGGTCCGTGTGCCTGCGGGACATGGGGACGGAGATGACGCCCATCGCTAGCAAAGAGCCGTCCAGGACAGCCACGCCCCTGCGTGCCTCCACCCCTGTAGCGCGGAGCCCAATCTCCTCGAGGTCGTCCACCCCAGCGAGGAGACGCCAGGAAAGGCCTATGGCCGTTACCACCGCCGTTGTAGGGACGACGACCGAGCCGGTGCCGCCACGCCCGGTCGGTTGTGCCGGCGAGGAGGGGCCCATGGACGCTCATGTGCCCAGCAGCGCGAACTCGCTGGAGTCGCGCGCGGCAGCCTGGGATGAGGCGGAGCGGGCCAAGTACACGGCGAG GTATAAGCGTGAAGAGGTGAAGATACAGGCCTGGGAGAACCATGAGAAGAGAAAAGCTGAGATGGAGATGAAGAAAATGCAG ATGAAGACCGACCAGATGAAAGCACGGGCTCAAGAGAAGCTGGCCAACCGGCTGGCCGCGACGCGGCGGATAGCCGAGGAGAAGCGGGCAAGCGCAGAGGCGAAGCTCAACGAGCGTGCGGCGAGGACGTCAGAGAAGGCCAACTACATCAGGAGGACAGGGCACCTGCCATCCTCCTTCAAAATGCCGTGCTTGTGCGGCTGA
- the LOC120644510 gene encoding remorin 1.4-like isoform X1, whose protein sequence is MNSGDSQEAMRPLDKKCYSYITNGAAASGRPQRTNPEPTRPKPTPSKWDDAQKWLVGMSSGRADGVRGFAGAARARNSNADDRRLLSSSSQNGRVSCSSVDGALGYSMVVTAPPTPPLQGEGADDVGETKKIDCMVQQHGSPVAEIRSVCLRDMGTEMTPIASKEPSRTATPLRASTPVARSPISSRSSTPARRRQERPMAVTTAVVGTTTEPVPPRPVGCAGEEGPMDAHVPSSANSLESRAAAWDEAERAKYTARYKREEVKIQAWENHEKRKAEMEMKKMQMKTDQMKARAQEKLANRLAATRRIAEEKRASAEAKLNERAARTSEKANYIRRTGHLPSSFKMPCLCG, encoded by the exons ATGAACTCAGGTGATAGTCAAGAGGCAATGCGGCCGTTGGACAAGAAGTGCTACAGCTACATCACCaatggggcggcggcgagcgggaggcCGCAGCGCACGAATCCAGAGCCGACCCGGCCCAAGCCGACGCCGTCCAAGTGGGACGACGCGCAGAAGTGGCTCGTCGGCATGTCCAGCGGTCGCGCCGACGGGGTCCGCGGTTTCGCCGGCGCGGCCAGGGCCAGGAACTCCAACGCCGACGACCGCCGCCTCCTCAGCTCGTCCTCGCAGAACGGACGGGTGTCGTGCAGCAGCGTGGACGGCGCGCTGGGGTACAGCATGGTGGTGACCGcgcccccgacgccgccgctgcagggCGAGGGCGCCGACGACGTGGGGGAGACCAAGAAGATCGACTGCATGGTGCAGCAGCACGGCTCGCCCGTCGCGGAGATCCGGTCCGTGTGCCTGCGGGACATGGGGACGGAGATGACGCCCATCGCTAGCAAAGAGCCGTCCAGGACAGCCACGCCCCTGCGTGCCTCCACCCCTGTAGCGCGGAGCCCAATCTCCTCGAGGTCGTCCACCCCAGCGAGGAGACGCCAGGAAAGGCCTATGGCCGTTACCACCGCCGTTGTAGGGACGACGACCGAGCCGGTGCCGCCACGCCCGGTCGGTTGTGCCGGCGAGGAGGGGCCCATGGACGCTCATGTGCCCAGCAGCGCGAACTCGCTGGAGTCGCGCGCGGCAGCCTGGGATGAGGCGGAGCGGGCCAAGTACACGGCGAG GTATAAGCGTGAAGAGGTGAAGATACAGGCCTGGGAGAACCATGAGAAGAGAAAAGCTGAGATGGAGATGAAGAAAATGCAG ATGAAGACCGACCAGATGAAAGCACGGGCTCAAGAGAAGCTGGCCAACCGGCTGGCCGCGACGCGGCGGATAGCCGAGGAGAAGCGGGCAAGCGCAGAGGCGAAGCTCAACGAGCGTGCGGCGAGGACGTCAGAGAAGGCCAACTACATCAGGAGGACAGGGCACCTGCCATCCTCCTTCAAAATGCCGTGCTTGTGCGGCTGA